A single genomic interval of Streptomyces sp. BA2 harbors:
- the amaP gene encoding alkaline shock response membrane anchor protein AmaP has product MLKTVNRVVLGLIGLVLVVGGGSVLAVGLGAPPPSWWVHDGKRDVLLSDADRSRWRDEGWFWPTVIAVLAVFLLLALWWLVVQLRRRRLAEVLVETGDGEGALLRGRALESVLVGEAESLEGVQRAAVSLTGRRNAPEARVSLHLEPHATPGEALHRLSGEALTHARESAGLARLPAVVQLRAVKHRAERVS; this is encoded by the coding sequence ATGCTGAAGACGGTCAACCGTGTGGTGCTCGGCCTGATCGGCCTTGTGCTCGTGGTCGGGGGCGGCTCGGTCCTCGCGGTCGGGCTCGGGGCGCCGCCGCCGTCGTGGTGGGTCCACGACGGCAAGCGTGACGTCCTGCTGAGTGATGCGGACCGGTCGCGGTGGCGGGACGAGGGCTGGTTCTGGCCCACGGTGATCGCCGTGCTCGCGGTGTTCCTGCTGCTCGCCCTGTGGTGGCTGGTGGTGCAGCTGCGGCGGCGGAGGCTGGCCGAGGTGCTCGTGGAGACCGGGGACGGGGAGGGCGCGCTGCTGCGGGGGCGGGCCCTGGAGAGCGTGCTCGTGGGGGAGGCGGAATCGCTGGAGGGCGTTCAGCGGGCCGCGGTCTCCCTGACGGGTAGGCGCAACGCGCCGGAGGCGCGGGTGTCCCTGCACCTGGAGCCCCACGCGACCCCCGGTGAGGCGCTGCACCGGCTCTCCGGCGAAGCGCTGACGCACGCGAGGGAGTCGGCGGGACTCGCGAGGCTGCCCGCGGTGGTGCAGCTGCGGGCGGTCAAGCACCGGGCTGAGCGGGTGAGTTGA
- a CDS encoding Asp23/Gls24 family envelope stress response protein, with the protein MAAHVAPGERGATVIADRVVAKIAAQAAREALTELPADCSPPHATVHVLPQALGSARAGEAPTDVARVRVSVELDYPSDIGGQCGAVRRQVAQRVKALAGMEVPEVAVQVERLHSAHMRAAAQGRTR; encoded by the coding sequence GTGGCGGCACACGTCGCGCCCGGGGAGCGCGGCGCGACCGTGATCGCCGACCGGGTCGTCGCGAAGATCGCGGCGCAGGCGGCACGTGAGGCGCTGACGGAGTTGCCCGCGGACTGCTCGCCGCCGCACGCGACCGTCCACGTACTTCCCCAAGCTCTCGGCTCCGCTCGAGCAGGGGAGGCCCCAACTGACGTCGCGCGCGTCCGGGTCAGCGTCGAGCTGGACTACCCCTCGGACATCGGCGGGCAGTGCGGCGCCGTGCGTCGCCAAGTCGCCCAGCGGGTAAAGGCGTTGGCGGGGATGGAAGTGCCCGAGGTCGCGGTCCAGGTCGAGCGGCTGCACTCGGCACACATGCGCGCAGCGGCGCAGGGGAGGACGCGATGA
- a CDS encoding Asp23/Gls24 family envelope stress response protein, protein MTDTGQRNRPQETLAKESPDEAPGKSSTTRKGGGDPATRGRTTIADGVVEKIAGLAARDVDGVHAMGGGLARTFGAVRDRVPGGSGSKSVSRGVKAEVGEVQTALDLEIVVEYGVSIADVTRYVRENVIGAVERMTGLEVVEVNIAVSDVKLPDEEDDEPQGRLQ, encoded by the coding sequence ATGACCGACACCGGACAGCGGAACCGGCCTCAGGAGACCCTCGCGAAGGAGTCACCGGACGAGGCGCCGGGGAAGAGCAGTACGACCAGAAAGGGCGGCGGCGACCCCGCGACCCGGGGGCGTACGACCATCGCGGACGGCGTGGTCGAGAAGATCGCCGGGCTCGCGGCCCGCGACGTCGACGGCGTGCATGCGATGGGCGGCGGGCTCGCGAGGACCTTCGGGGCCGTACGCGACCGGGTGCCCGGTGGTTCCGGCTCCAAGTCCGTGTCCCGGGGCGTCAAGGCCGAGGTCGGCGAGGTGCAGACGGCGCTCGACCTGGAGATCGTCGTCGAGTACGGGGTCTCGATCGCGGACGTCACGCGCTATGTGCGCGAGAACGTCATCGGTGCGGTCGAGCGCATGACGGGGCTCGAAGTCGTCGAGGTCAACATCGCGGTGAGCGATGTGAAGCTCCCGGACGAGGAAGACGATGAGCCACAAGGCCGCCTTCAGTGA
- a CDS encoding DUF6286 domain-containing protein has protein sequence MSEAQGSHKAGGGGGTQPLPVVERAESELDQSASAASYDPPPTLADETKAARFWSPRRVPAALLALLILGGAGLVLYDIAAVRAGHSAMGWRRDLARELAERPLDDTAVLVGAGVAAAAGIWLIVLAATPGLRAVLPMRREDTDVRAGLHRGAAAMVLRDRAMDVSGVQSVRVRMKRSKVDVHAVSHFRELDDVRSDLDATLADGIRDLGLARGPALSVRVARPGRKG, from the coding sequence ATGAGCGAGGCTCAGGGGTCTCACAAGGCGGGCGGTGGTGGCGGCACGCAGCCGCTGCCCGTCGTCGAACGTGCCGAGAGCGAACTCGACCAGTCGGCCTCCGCGGCGTCCTACGACCCCCCGCCCACGCTGGCCGACGAGACCAAGGCGGCCCGCTTCTGGTCGCCCCGGCGCGTGCCCGCCGCCCTCCTCGCGCTGCTGATCCTCGGCGGTGCGGGACTTGTGCTGTACGACATCGCGGCGGTGCGGGCCGGGCACTCCGCCATGGGATGGCGGCGCGACCTCGCCCGCGAACTCGCCGAACGGCCCCTGGACGACACGGCGGTCCTCGTCGGCGCCGGGGTGGCCGCGGCCGCCGGCATCTGGCTGATCGTGCTCGCCGCGACTCCCGGGCTCCGGGCGGTACTCCCCATGCGGCGCGAGGACACGGACGTACGGGCGGGGCTGCACCGGGGCGCCGCCGCGATGGTGCTGCGGGACCGGGCGATGGACGTGTCCGGCGTGCAGTCGGTGCGGGTGCGCATGAAGCGCTCCAAGGTGGACGTGCACGCGGTCTCGCACTTCCGTGAACTCGACGACGTACGAAGCGACTTGGACGCCACGCTGGCCGACGGCATCCGGGACCTGGGCCTCGCCCGCGGCCCCGCGCTCTCCGTCCGGGTGGCACGGCCTGGCAGGAAGGGCTGA
- a CDS encoding SDR family oxidoreductase, giving the protein MDLGLKDRVYVITGATRGLGNAAARALVADGAKVLITGRDEKTVAEAAAELGDNARGLAADNADPAVAGRLVAAAREHFGRFDGVLISVGGPAPGFAADNSDEQWESAFESVFLGAVRLARSAAAELGEGGVIGFVLSASVHEPIPGLTISNGLRPGLAGFAKSLSDELGPRGIRVVGLLPARIDTDRVRQLDGLSADPEATRAGHESRIPLRRYGTPEEFGRTAAFFLSPAASYLTGVMLPVDGGARRGF; this is encoded by the coding sequence ATGGATCTTGGACTGAAGGACCGCGTCTACGTCATCACCGGTGCCACCCGGGGCCTGGGCAACGCCGCCGCGCGTGCGCTGGTCGCGGACGGCGCGAAGGTACTGATCACCGGCCGGGACGAGAAGACGGTCGCCGAGGCGGCGGCCGAGCTCGGTGACAACGCCCGGGGCCTCGCCGCCGACAACGCCGATCCGGCCGTCGCCGGCCGTCTCGTCGCCGCCGCGCGTGAGCATTTCGGGCGCTTCGACGGTGTGCTGATCAGTGTCGGCGGTCCCGCACCCGGTTTCGCCGCCGACAACTCGGACGAGCAGTGGGAGTCGGCCTTCGAGTCCGTGTTCCTCGGAGCGGTGCGTCTTGCCCGCTCCGCGGCGGCGGAGCTCGGCGAGGGGGGTGTCATCGGCTTCGTCCTTTCCGCCTCCGTGCACGAGCCGATTCCGGGTCTCACCATCTCCAACGGTCTTCGGCCCGGACTCGCCGGCTTCGCGAAGTCGCTCTCCGACGAGCTCGGGCCCCGGGGCATCCGCGTCGTGGGGCTGCTTCCGGCCCGTATCGACACGGACCGGGTACGGCAGCTGGACGGGCTCTCCGCGGACCCCGAGGCGACCCGGGCGGGCCACGAGTCCCGGATCCCGCTGCGCCGCTACGGGACCCCGGAGGAGTTCGGACGCACCGCGGCGTTCTTCCTTTCGCCCGCGGCGTCCTACCTGACGGGCGTCATGCTGCCGGTGGACGGCGGGGCGCGGCGGGGGTTCTGA